Proteins from a single region of Carassius carassius chromosome 37, fCarCar2.1, whole genome shotgun sequence:
- the LOC132117764 gene encoding transmembrane protein 18 has product MTESKAKNISAIPIDGFSNVRITSLWSFLQSVDWSEPWLMALLVFHVLCFAFTILSCKYYRIQICHFLLMVAMVYSAEYLNELAAMNWRSFSKFQYFDSKGMFISFVYSVPLLLNTVIVVAVWVWRTFSTMTELKIMQLKRKAARENKKMQ; this is encoded by the exons ATGACCGAGTCTAAAGCGAAAAATATCAGCGCTATTCCAATCGATGGATTCAGCAATGTTCGCATCACATCATTATGGAGCTTTCTACAGTCT GTGGACTGGTCTGAACCCTGGCTGATGGCTCTGCTAGTCTTTCATGTCTTGTGTTTTGCTTTCACCATCCTGTCCTGCAAATACTACCGCATACAGATCTGTCATTTTCTCCTAATGG tcgCTATGGTTTATAGTGCAGAATACCTGAATGAGCTGGCAGCGATGAACTGGAG GTCTTTTTCAAAGTTCCAATACTTTGATTCAAAAGGAATGTTTATTTCATTCGTATACTCAGTCCCGCTCTTGCTCAACACTGTTATTGTTGTG GCTGTGTGGGTATGGAGGACCTTCTCAACCATGACAGAATTAAAGATAATGCAATTAAAGAGAAAGGCTGCCAGAGAGAACAAAAAAATGCAGTAG